The following are encoded together in the Kribbella sp. CA-293567 genome:
- a CDS encoding GrpB family protein, with amino-acid sequence MSAIAIVSPDVTWAAQYDKTAQVISNILGDLVVRIDHIGSTSVPGLASKDVLDIQVTVAAESELEDAVQLLLAAGWEVRPPRRDHPVPGLPTDEFQWVKRLVIEPMYRRRVNLHLRVAGRANQRYALLFRDYLRSHPDTAAAYGEFKRRAAALPLNSVGEYADLKDPVCDLIYLPAEEWAARTGWSV; translated from the coding sequence ATGAGTGCGATCGCCATCGTCAGTCCGGACGTCACCTGGGCCGCGCAGTACGACAAGACTGCCCAGGTGATCAGCAACATCCTCGGCGACCTGGTCGTACGGATCGACCACATCGGCTCGACCTCAGTGCCCGGTCTGGCGTCCAAGGACGTGCTGGACATCCAGGTGACCGTCGCCGCCGAGTCGGAGCTGGAGGACGCCGTACAGCTGCTGCTAGCGGCCGGCTGGGAAGTCAGGCCGCCTCGTCGCGACCACCCGGTGCCTGGCCTGCCCACCGACGAGTTCCAGTGGGTCAAGCGACTGGTGATCGAGCCCATGTACCGCCGTCGGGTGAACCTTCACCTGCGTGTAGCCGGCCGCGCCAACCAGCGGTACGCGCTGCTCTTCAGGGACTACCTGCGTTCTCATCCGGACACCGCTGCGGCCTATGGCGAGTTCAAGCGGCGGGCCGCGGCCCTACCGCTCAACTCCGTCGGTGAGTACGCCGACCTGAAGGATCCCGTGTGCGACCTCATCTATCTGCCTGCCGAGGAGTGGGCGGCCCGCACTGGCTGGTCAGTCTGA
- a CDS encoding LppM family (lipo)protein, with protein MKNRVRTALVIVACLVGLTGCVKLDADLKVNSNETVSGSMQIGVDKQLVASSGQSLDAIRQQVEKGIKTTATDGVSCKAFEDDKYVGSDCSFENVAFKDMGSSTGQGVGFRKEGDKFFVTVKQSNLGNGTGGSTPVVNFKITMPGKIIEHDSGAKVNGRTATYDSLDKLGNVSLTSEAGSAFPAWALILIIVLLLLVAGGVVFFVLRSRKAKTQQYGQYGQYPGQPQQGQWGPQYGAQQGAPGQYGPPQGQPGQYGQGQPGAYPQPGEPQQYGQPGQGQYPGQPQPPQQGQPGQWGPQQPPQGPPQQGQGGWGQPPQGPPAQGQAPQGQSPQGQPPQQGGWGQPPQQGGQQGGWNRPPDNDGQ; from the coding sequence ATGAAGAACCGCGTGCGCACCGCGCTCGTCATCGTGGCCTGCCTGGTCGGTCTGACCGGCTGCGTGAAGCTCGATGCCGACCTCAAGGTGAATTCCAACGAGACCGTCTCCGGCTCCATGCAGATCGGCGTGGACAAGCAACTGGTGGCCAGCAGCGGTCAGTCGCTCGACGCGATCCGCCAGCAGGTCGAGAAGGGGATCAAGACGACCGCCACCGACGGCGTCAGCTGCAAGGCCTTCGAGGACGACAAGTACGTCGGCTCCGACTGCTCGTTCGAGAACGTGGCCTTCAAGGACATGGGCTCGTCGACCGGTCAGGGTGTCGGCTTCCGCAAGGAGGGCGACAAGTTCTTCGTCACGGTCAAGCAGTCGAACCTCGGCAACGGGACCGGTGGCAGCACGCCGGTGGTCAACTTCAAGATCACCATGCCGGGCAAGATCATCGAGCACGACTCCGGCGCCAAGGTGAACGGCCGGACGGCGACGTACGACAGCCTGGACAAGCTGGGCAACGTGTCGCTGACCTCCGAGGCCGGCAGCGCCTTCCCGGCCTGGGCGCTGATCTTGATCATCGTGCTCCTGCTACTCGTCGCGGGTGGCGTCGTGTTCTTCGTCCTGCGCAGCCGTAAGGCCAAAACGCAGCAGTACGGCCAGTACGGTCAGTACCCCGGCCAGCCGCAGCAGGGCCAGTGGGGCCCGCAGTACGGCGCTCAGCAGGGTGCACCGGGTCAGTACGGGCCTCCGCAGGGTCAGCCCGGTCAATACGGCCAGGGCCAGCCGGGGGCGTACCCCCAGCCGGGGGAGCCGCAGCAGTACGGTCAGCCTGGCCAAGGGCAGTACCCTGGGCAGCCGCAGCCTCCGCAGCAAGGGCAGCCGGGCCAGTGGGGCCCGCAGCAGCCGCCGCAAGGCCCGCCTCAGCAGGGCCAGGGTGGTTGGGGCCAGCCGCCTCAGGGGCCGCCTGCTCAAGGGCAAGCTCCTCAGGGCCAGTCCCCGCAGGGACAACCTCCGCAGCAGGGTGGTTGGGGTCAGCCGCCGCAGCAGGGCGGACAGCAAGGTGGCTGGAACCGGCCGCCGGACAACGATGGGCAGTAA
- a CDS encoding DUF3046 domain-containing protein, whose amino-acid sequence MRLTEFWARMDRHLGPAYSRTWAETQAVSELGGRTVDEALADGEAAKEVWRAVWAHLQLPPSER is encoded by the coding sequence ATGAGACTGACTGAGTTCTGGGCCCGGATGGACCGCCATCTGGGCCCTGCCTACTCGCGAACCTGGGCCGAGACCCAGGCAGTGAGTGAACTCGGCGGCCGGACGGTCGACGAGGCGCTGGCCGACGGTGAAGCCGCCAAGGAGGTCTGGCGCGCGGTTTGGGCCCACCTTCAGCTCCCTCCCAGCGAACGCTGA